In one window of Mercurialis annua linkage group LG4, ddMerAnnu1.2, whole genome shotgun sequence DNA:
- the LOC126679018 gene encoding uncharacterized protein LOC126679018 isoform X2 — translation MGTGSDDPSAFSSRNKNEPTFRNTRTDNVDAGDKADKQAVEVFRRPFCHDFLKFCFERFEVGIWSSRMKKNIDGVIDLVMGDMKHKLLFCWDLSRCTLTQFNTLENRHKPLIFKELRKIWDKDDPELPWEKGYYNESNTLLLDDSPYKALINPAHTAIFPYPYQCQDRQDDALGDGGDIRIYLERLTLADNVQKFVEQHPLGQEPINERSESWSFYLKVMSSLRPDHNLISLPA, via the exons ATGGGCACAGGTAGCGATGATCCTTCAGCATTCAGCTCTAGGAACAAAAATGAACCGACATTCAGGAATACGAGAACCGATAATGTTGACGCTGGTGACAAAGCTGATAAGCAGGCTGTGGAAG TTTTTAGGAGACCCTTCTGTCATGATTTTTTGAAGTTCTGCTTTGAGAGATTTGAAGTGGGAATTTGgtcttcaagaatgaa GAAAAATATCGATGGAGTTATTGATTTAGTGATGGGGGATATGAAGCACAAGTTACTGTTTTGTTGG GATCTATCCCGTTGCACTTTGACACAGTTCAATACTCTTGAAAATAGGCATAAGCCTCTGATTTTTAAGGAATTGAGGAAAATCTGGGACAAGGATGATCCTGAACTTCCATGGGAGAAGGGATATTACAATGAATCGAATACATTGCTACTAGACGACTCACCTTACAAAGCATTGATTAATCCC GCTCATACTGCAATATTTCCTTATCCATACCAATGTCAGGACAGGCAGGATGATGCTTTAG GTGATGGGGGTGATATCAGAATTTATCTGGAAAGACTAACTTTAGCTGATAATGTACAAAAGTTTGTTGAGCAACATCCACTCGGCCAAGAGCCAATCAATGAAAGAAGTGAATCTTGGAGCTTTTATCTCAAGGTTATGAGCTCATTGCGTCCTGACCACAATTTAATTTCGCTCCCCGCTTAA
- the LOC126679018 gene encoding uncharacterized protein LOC126679018 isoform X1, whose amino-acid sequence MGTGSDDPSAFSSRNKNEPTFRNTRTDNVDAGDKADKQAVEGCLPDSDDFNTISNLNLLDKKEHETIIVSDVDESDRVLPANSIEDNGLSECLDSLPITMPTSNLKKMLLVLDLNGLLADIVLCPPKGCKADVKISRKSIFRRPFCHDFLKFCFERFEVGIWSSRMKKNIDGVIDLVMGDMKHKLLFCWDLSRCTLTQFNTLENRHKPLIFKELRKIWDKDDPELPWEKGYYNESNTLLLDDSPYKALINPAHTAIFPYPYQCQDRQDDALGDGGDIRIYLERLTLADNVQKFVEQHPLGQEPINERSESWSFYLKVMSSLRPDHNLISLPA is encoded by the exons ATGGGCACAGGTAGCGATGATCCTTCAGCATTCAGCTCTAGGAACAAAAATGAACCGACATTCAGGAATACGAGAACCGATAATGTTGACGCTGGTGACAAAGCTGATAAGCAGGCTGTGGAAGGTTGCCTGCCTGACAGTGATGATTTTAATACCATTTCAAATCTTAACTTATTGGATAAAAAAGAACATGAAACCATTATTGTATCAGATGTGGATGAAAGTGATCGTGTTTTACCTGCTAATAGCATAGAGGATAATGGCCTTTCAGAATGTCTGGATTCCTTACCCATAACAATGCCAACtagtaatttgaaaaaaatgcttCTCGTTCTTGATTTGAATGGATTGCTTGCAGATATAGTTTTATGTCCTCCTAAGGGCTGTAAAGCAGATGTTAAAATTAGCAGAAAATCAA TTTTTAGGAGACCCTTCTGTCATGATTTTTTGAAGTTCTGCTTTGAGAGATTTGAAGTGGGAATTTGgtcttcaagaatgaa GAAAAATATCGATGGAGTTATTGATTTAGTGATGGGGGATATGAAGCACAAGTTACTGTTTTGTTGG GATCTATCCCGTTGCACTTTGACACAGTTCAATACTCTTGAAAATAGGCATAAGCCTCTGATTTTTAAGGAATTGAGGAAAATCTGGGACAAGGATGATCCTGAACTTCCATGGGAGAAGGGATATTACAATGAATCGAATACATTGCTACTAGACGACTCACCTTACAAAGCATTGATTAATCCC GCTCATACTGCAATATTTCCTTATCCATACCAATGTCAGGACAGGCAGGATGATGCTTTAG GTGATGGGGGTGATATCAGAATTTATCTGGAAAGACTAACTTTAGCTGATAATGTACAAAAGTTTGTTGAGCAACATCCACTCGGCCAAGAGCCAATCAATGAAAGAAGTGAATCTTGGAGCTTTTATCTCAAGGTTATGAGCTCATTGCGTCCTGACCACAATTTAATTTCGCTCCCCGCTTAA